In Amyelois transitella isolate CPQ chromosome 3, ilAmyTran1.1, whole genome shotgun sequence, a single genomic region encodes these proteins:
- the LOC106133009 gene encoding protein adenylyltransferase Fic, protein MLFIRRPNEKETMQCSNKPLHRKMILDKCKTVLILSSVVCTLAVVISLHKLLYYDGRLVKPFSPIPAGLNGNYLRAVDEEILPPVTNKKHDKARDAEAVVSLNAALDMKKHGKADKALKLFQHAFALSPKHADILNHYGEFLEDTKQDVVRADQLYTLALTNFPEHTGALMNRQRTASIVENLDREMLRKIDEKRDALLSIPENNSALCRAKKEAYFQHIYHTVAIEGNTMTLSQTRSILETRVAVSGKSIDEHNEILGLDAAMKYINSTLLYRLRDITMGDILEIHKRVLGHVDPVEGGQFRRTQVYVGGHIPPGPSEIQRLMAQFLEWLNSEDAIDLHPVRYAALAHYKLVHIHPFIDGNGRTSRLLMNLLLMQAGYPPVIIAKQHRHLYYQNLQTANEGDVRPFVRFIAQCTERTLNLYLWATSEYSHMVPAIGEPHILTGEGFEEDLL, encoded by the exons ATGTTGTTTATACGTAGACCAAATGAAAAGGAAACCATGCAGTGTTCTAACAAACCTCTTCATAGAAAAATGATTTTGGATAAGTGCAAAACTGTGTTAATATTATCTAGTGTGGTGTGTACGCTAGCTGTTGTAATATCTCTTCATAAGTTACTGTACTATGACGGCAGGTTGGTCAAGCCCTTCTCGCCTATACCAGCGGGTTTGAATGGTAATTACTTGAGAGCAGTCGATGAAGAAATTTTACCTCCAGTGACCAATAAAAAGCATGATAAAGCTCGGGACGCGGAAGCGGTCGTGTCTCTCAACGCTGCTTTGGACATGAAGAAGCATGGCAAGGCTGATaaagcattaaaattatttcaacatGCCTTTGCGCTGTCACCTAAACATGCAGACATATTAAATCACTACGGAGAATTTTTGGAAGACACTAAACAGGATGTAGTGAGAGCTGATCAGCTGTACACATTAGCATTAACAAATTTCCCAGAACATACAGGAGCTTTGATGAATAGACAAAGGACGGCTAGTATTGTTGAAAACTTGGACAGAGAAATGCTGAGAAAGATTGATGAGAAACGAGATGCATTGCTGTCAATACCTGAAAACAATTCGGCACTATGTAGAGCTAAAAAAGAGGCATATTTCCAACATATTTATCACACTGTTGCTATTGAGGGGAATACTATGACACTGTCACAAACACGGAGTATTTTGGAGACCAGAGTAGCTGTGTCCGGCAAAAGTATTGATGAGCACAATGAGATCCTTGGTTTAGATGCTGCCATGAAGTATATTAATTCGACTTTGCTTTACCGTCTTAGAGATATAACGATGGGCGATATACTTGAAATACATAAGAGAGTGTTGGGCCACGTAGACCCAGTAGAAGGTGGTCAGTTTAGGAGAACACAGGTGTATGTTGGCGGCCACATCCCACCTGGACCTTCAGAGATTCAAAGACTAATGGCACAGTTCCTGGAGTGGCTGAACTCTGAAGATGCAATAGACTTGCACCCTGTGcg atATGCAGCCTTAGCCCACTACAAACTAGTTCACATCCACCCATTCATAGACGGCAACGGACGTACGTCCCGTTTGCTCATGAACCTGCTCCTGATGCAAGCCGGATACCCACCGGTGATCATTGCTAAACAGCACCGACATCTATATTACCAGAACTTGCAGACCGCCAATGAAGGAGATGTCAGGCCTTTTGTCAG